A region of the Muricauda sp. MAR_2010_75 genome:
CCTTTCTCCCAGGGTTCACCACATAATACTTGCTGGCTATTCCAAAATCCAAAGTGTGCTTGTCATTGTACAAATACTTCATTTTGTATTTGAACTCGGTTTCATTGTTTTTGTACCCCAAATCAAAATCGTCATTGGCCTGCCCATCAAATTCAATCCCAAATTGGTACTCACTATTCGAAAGAATAAGGTTACTAGTGATCTTTTCACTGAATTTATGGTCCCAACCCAATGAAAATAATCTATTGCTATAATCGTATATGGAATCTGAGGTTATGCTGAAATCATCATGGCTGTAATACCCCGTGGCTTTAATTTCATTGTTCTCATTGATGGTGTGGTTGTATTTGGCCATGATGTCGTAAAAAGATGCGGAACTGTTGCTCAACTTTTTTTCATCCAGTGCTCCCAAAATCCAGTCAGAATATGTTGCTCTACCGCCAACCATAAGAGCCGATTTATTCTTTATGATCGGAGTTTCCAACACCACATTTGCTGTAACGGGCCCTATGGAAGCTTCTCCCGAAAATTTTTCTGTATTTGCATCTTTGCTTGTAATATCAAAGACTGAGGAAAGCCGCCCTCCGAACTCCGCAGGGATATCGCCTTTATAGATTTCCGCTGACCCGGTTGTATATGGATTGATGGTTGAAAAGATTCCGAAAAAATGTGCAGGGTTATAGACTACACCGTTATCCAATAATATAAGGTTTTGATCTGTTCTCCCTCCCCGAACATTGAACCCAGACGCTCCCTCACCTGCTGTAGTAATTCCCGGCAGAGCGACAGCGGCTTTCAAAATATCCCGTTCACCCAAGACTTGGGGAATGTTTTTTATGCCTTCCACATCTATAACTGTCACCCCTGTGGTTACTGCCTCCACATTTCGGTTGCGGTTGCCTTCCACAACCACCTCATCTAGGCTCTCTACACTTTCATTCAGTTGAAAATCATGTGAACCATCTCCATAAAGTATGATTCTGGTTCGTGAATCTTGAATGGCCAATCCTCTGGTTTGAATGATATGCTCTCCGGCAGATAGTCTCAAGCTGTAGTTCCCGTTAGAGTCCGTTGAAGTTCCAATATCTTCCCCTTCAACCAATATGGCTAAATCTGGTATTGGTTGGCCGTTTGTTTGGTTTATCGCCTTCCCTTGAAGCGTAAATGTCGTTCTCCTATTATTTTGGTCGGCCCTTCCTATTCGAACAGTTTCCATTACACGAACAGCATTTTGGTCTGTTTGGACAAATACAGGGGCTACTGGTTCCAAGTCTTCGTCAACATTTTCCTGATCTTTAGATAATTGTTCTCCTCCTTCTCCAAAAAAACCCTCGGGTAAACCGGCATAAATCTGACTGTTCCTTAGCAGAAACACCCTGCCATTATCCATAATAAAATAGTTGATGACGGTCTCTTTTAAAAGGTCATCCAAAACAGTGGTTACGGCCACATTGTCAAAAACTCCCGATACCCGTATCTCCGAAACCCAATTCTCAAGGTAAAAAAAGGATAACCCGGTTTGCTCCTCAATATCCTGAAGCACCTCTGTGAAAGACCTATTGGTAAATGAAAGGGAAACCTTTGGAACTTCATTTTGTCCAAAAATGAATTGAATGCTGAAGAGAAGTATGATAAAAACTATTTTATTTCTCATGCTTACTCTGTATTTAGGGCTCGATTCATAAGAAGTTCAATACGTTTAGCCAAACTGATTTTAAAACCATCAGGGTCAGATTTGCTCTGTCTTCTGGCCAAAGCGTAAAATGCTTTAATTTCCTTTTTTAAATCAGGAAATAAGTCAATCGCTTCTTTCTTGGAGTTAAATGAATGGTATTGACCTTTGTAGAAAAGTGCATATTCACTGGGCCCATCCAAAAACTCATAATAGAGAAATCTTCTGTCTTTTTTATCGAAACCTCTTTTGGTATACTTGGTGTAGAGCGTAAAATAGGTCCCTTCCATGGAAATGGTATAGAATCCATGCTCATTTAACAATGGTGCTTCTTCTTCCAAAATTTTCACAAAGTGTTCCCCATCCAAAACAAAACCTTCCAAATATTCCTTATACAGCTGCATAGTGCCTCCTCCTGCTTCTGTGATCAATCGTAATAGAACCTCGTCATCATAGACGTCATACTTTAAAGCTAGGTTATAATACCATTGACCAGCATAATGGACACTTCCTGGAAAGAAGTCCACTCCTTTGTAAAAATGTACCCTTTCATTGATGGTCCTATATTTTTCCACATATACCATCCCTTGATAAAGTCCCGTGTTTTCAACACCTACTGCTTCGTCGAAGGAATTAAGCTGCTGTATTTGGGACAAATCTTGCCCATAAATTGAGATAGAGAAATTGAAAACTAGGAAGAGAAAAAAATGATTTACGCTATGACTCATTCGTGTTCTGAATTGAATTTATGGCATGAAACACCGGTTCAAAATCAAAAAATATTGGTGGGGGAAGTCTTAAAACATTTAAAATTTAACCCATTTCACTGAATCGTCACAGAATAAAGAAAGTTTTTTCTGTCTTTTAATTAAAAAATAATGGTTTCGTAATAAAAGATAAGGTTTATTGGGTATTAGTGAAGGTCAAAACCGATTCTGCCCTTTCATGGATTTCTTCGGTGTTCATCATCATTTTACGGAACTTGCCTTGGATGTACATTTCAGCCTGGTCTTTGTAGTGCTTACTGAAAGGATTACCTGATTGCCCCGTTGGCAATATACTAATACTGTTCTCAATGTCCGAAAAATCGATGATGCGCCGTGTGGATGGGCCAGAATTTACTTTATAATACCCTGTGCTGTCATAAGGAAACCCCATATTGTTAATGACTTCCCGGGTTCCATTTACAGGGAATGGTCCAACGTTAAAGTATTTCCGAAGCGATTCCACTTGACCTATGGGATGTTCGTGCTCCAAGGTATGCACTTTGTCCCATGTCCATTGGTTGGGATCGGGTCCAAAATCTTCCACCAAGGAATTCCATGCATCGGAAAAAGATTTTAAAATAATGTCTTGTCGGGTTTCCACCCTGTCCGTTGTATGGATATTATCCCACCACTTTCCATTTTCCATTTTGGCGCCCCATGCAATCTGTCGTTTAAAGAGGTGGGTGGTTAAAAACTGATTGAACAGTTCCGGACCCAATTCATCTTCCATGGTGTTTTTGGCCACAAAATATTCACACCGGTGGTACAGGGTTGGGTTTGTGCTTTTCAATGAATAATGCCCGTCCCAATTTTCCAAAGAATCCACCTGCACCAATTGCTCATTGGACAACTGGGTGACATCAAAAAGTTTGATGAGTTCTGTGATCAATAAAGGGTTGACCGAAGAGGTTGCATCCAAAATCATTTCAGAAGTTGATTCCTTGTCCCAATCATTCCTGGCCTCCAAAAACTGGACAATCCGTTTTGCCCTGTTTTCCGGCAAATAGTAACCGGGATAGAGCATGCCCGCAATGGAATCGGGTTGGTTATTTGCGGAATACACATAATACCAAGGCGGATTTATGGCACTTGGGTTTTCTGAAAAATCCAAGAACCGTATCGGTTCTTCTTTTCCCGAAGTACCATCCAAAATGAATTTTGTGGACACGCTGTCCGGCATTTGGTACAATTTGGCCGTGGCCCACCACGCCACATTCCCTTCAGCGTCACCGTACATTACATTGAGGCCCGGAGCGTGGATTTTGGGCAGTGCACTTTTGAATTCATTGATATTGGTAGCATGGCTGATACCATACAATCCGCCTAGTATCTCATTTTTCTCTTTGGTATAAATCCAAGACATGGCTACAGGTCGCTCTCCAGAAATTTGATCGGCAATGTGATTCAAAACAGGTCCATGCTGTGTTCTGGAGTAGGTGAATTCCACATCTTCCCCATCCTTTACTTTGATGGTTTTGGTTACATATTCAAAATTCTTCCAACCATCAGCGGTTTTATATTGTGTGCTATCGGAGGGATTGATCTCTTCATAATAGAAATCGATGTCGTCATTCTCGAACATGGTCAATCCGTAGGCCAAATCTCTATTGTGACCCAACAAAGGAAAAGGGACCCCTGCCAAATGGTATCCGTATTTTTCATAGGTTGGCGTATTCACATGGGCCTCGTACCAAACAGAAGGTTGCGCAAAACCAATATGGGGGTCATTAGCCAAAATCACCTTTCCGCTCTTGGTCTTTTCTGGGGCTATCACCCAACTATTACTCCCAATAAATTGGGGAATGGGGAGTTTGTCCAAAAGAGCTGTCACCGTTGCGCTAATGTTCCCCGCCAAGGAGTCAACATCATTTTTTGTATAGTTTTTTATCCAAACTGTTGAGCTATCTGAACCAATAGCTAGGTCATTCAAATATTCCTCCCCCAACTTATCCCGTATATTGGTCAACAAGGGGTCGGTTTTGTGTGCCATGGCAAAACTGAAGGCCATATATCCCACTGCATTATGTACATCCTCCAAAGTAAAGGTTTCTTTTTCCAGTCCGGTAAGGTAAAACTCAATTGGGGTAGGTCCTTTTTCAATGAATTCGTTGATGCCGTCCAAATAGGCTTGGGAAAGTGAAACCATCTTACTTTGCCTATCCAAATTAGCTACGGTTTCGGACGTATGGTCATCTATACCCAAGGAAAGAAAGAATTTGTCAGTCTTTACCAAATCCTGTCCAAAGACTTCCGAAAGTCTCCCTTTGGCCACCCTCCGCAACAATTCCATTTGCCACAATCGGTCTTGTGCGTGCACATAGCCCAATGCTTTTAGGGCATCGGTTTCCGTTTCTGCATAAATATGTGGAATGCCGTAGGCATCATAGTAGACATTGACCTCACTCTGTAGTCCCGGAAGTGTTTTTTTTCCTGAATAATCCGGTTTTAAGGCGTTGATAAACAGAGCTATACCGATGACTGTCAATAGAACAAGACCAGCCAGCACCAAAAGTACTTTTTTAAGTTTTTTCACGGTTTTTTAGGTACGTCAATTCGTCTCGAAGGTAAACTATTTTCCGAAATCGAGGATAAAAACACGTTGAAAAACCAACTCACTTATTCATGGAAAGTTGATGTTTCTCCAAACCTGATTTGAGCCACGCTTCATACGTTTCCACATCTACATATTGAACGGCATCGTTCAATATTTCCAAATTTGGGGATAAAAGTACGTAATAGGGTTGCGAAGCCGCATTGAAATTCACCGTTTGGAACGTGCCCCATTTTTGACCTATGGTCTCAATGGATTTTATCCTTCCAGAATCGAATTTAAAATCAAATTTTTCGCTCTCTGGGAGTTCCTTACGGTCGTCCACATATAATGAAATGAGCACGTACTCATCTTTTAACAAGGGATAGACACTGGAATGGCTCCAAACATTTTCTTCCATTTTCCTGCAATTGACGCAGGCCCATCCTGTAAAATCCAACAGAATAGGTTTGTTGTTCTCCTTGGCATAGGCCACCCCTTCCTCAAAATCCTTGAAGCAATCCAATCCCAATGGACAATCGCTCTCGGTTTCGACCACACTATAAAAATCCGGTGGGGGAAATCCGCTCAGCAATTTTAAATGCGTAACGTTCAACACGCCCAAAATTAAATAGACTGAAAAAGCCAAACTCAACACTCCAAATAATTTCCGGGTTGGAGAAAGTTTCTTTTTGGGACCATCATGTGGAAATCTAAAAATACCGAACAGGTACAGCGTCATCAATACGAAAAGTACGATCCAAATGCCCAAGAAAATTTCCCGTTTGAATATGCCCCAATTTCCCACCAAATCGGCATTGGAAAGGAACTTAAAGGCCAAAGCGAGTTCCAAGAAGCCCAATACCACTTTTACGGTGGTCATCCATCCTCCCGATTTCGGCAAGGAATTCAACCAAGTTGGGAATAGCGCAAACAAAGCAAATGGCAGCGCTAAGGCCAACCCAAAACCTACCATTCCCATGGTGAGATTGGTGGCTACGTTACCCTCAGCGAGCGTTGTACTTCCCAGAAGTCCTCCCAAAATAGGTCCAGTACAAGAAAAAGAGACAATGGCCAGGGTCAATGCCATAAAAAAGATGCCCAAGCCTCCTCCCACTTTTGAGGATGCGGAATCCATTCTATTGGCCCATGAACTGGGCAGGGTCAACTCAAAATAACCGAAAAAGGAAAATGCGAACACTACAAAAACAACAAAGAAAAAGATATTGAGCCAAATGTTGGTAGCGATGGTATTGAGTATCTGGGAGTCCACCGAATTAAACAAATGGAACGGCAAACTCAACAGAAAATAAATCAATACAATGAAAAAACCGTAGAGTACCGCATTGGCAATTCCCTTGGATTTCTGCTGGGACTGTTTGGTGAAAAAGGAAACGGTCAATGGAATCATCGGGAAAACACAAGGTGTCAACAAAGCAATAAGCCCTCCCAAGAAACCCAGACCAAATATCATCCATAGGTTCGAATTGCCCTCAGAATTGGTTAAACCTCCTTGGTTGAGCAAGTTCTTGTTCTTTAAATCCAACTTTAAGGACTCACCAATGGCCAAACTTTTTTCATCGAGCTCTTTTTGGGCTTCTACAAAGGCTTTACCATCTAAGGAAATTTGAAAAAGATAATCTTTGGGAATACAGACTTCCTTACAGATTTGATAGAATAGATTCACGGAAACCTGCCTTACTTCAGGGTTTAAAAGTTTGATTTTTTGGGTGAAGATGGCTTCTTTTTTAAAAAAAGTCTCCTCTACCTCAAAAATATCACTGTACTCCTTTATGGTCTCGCTTTCTTCAGTTTTTCCAACAAGCTCGTAATCCTCTCCAGCTTTTTCAAAGGTAAACTCACTCGGAAGGGAACCTCCCTCGGCCGTATATTGGGAATATACATGCCAACCATCCATGATTTTTCCTTTAAAGACCAGTTCATATTCTGTGTCGGAAATTTTGTTTACCTCATGGCTCCAAACCGCTGGGTTGGCCTCGGTTTGGGAAAAGATATAAAAGGGAATCAGCAAGAATCCTAAAAGGGGGACTAAAATTCTCATGCAACAAATGTAATCTTTATAATAGTTTGGGTCGATTCATCAACCTTAAAACGTTCATCCGCTCTACGGCCCACCACCCAAACAATTTCGTCGTTGGAGCAAAGTAGCCATTGTTTCTCCTTGGAAAATACGTCCATCTTCTCATCTTTGAAAAATTTGGACAGTTTTTTTCCGCCTTTCATCCCGTAGGGATAAAAATAGTCGCCTTTTCGCCAATTTCTTAACACTAAAGGAAAGTTTAACTTTTTCTTATCCAAAAAGATAGTGTCTTGGTCTGACTTTTCAGCGGTTTTTACGTTTTCCAGTTTTAGTTTTATGGGAAATCTTAATAGACCTTCCCTGTTAAAGACAGGATAGGATTCCTCTACCCTATTTTTATTTTCTGAAAGTATTAAATATTCCCGGTCTTTCAACAACCTATGGGTCTTGGAAATAACCTCTTTACCGCTCATGGCATTCAGCAAACCTTTTACATCTTCCCATTGGGTGAAACCATATTCCTTGAAAAGTCCATAGAGATAAGCTTCAATTGGGTGTAACTCTTTTAAAGGTTCAATCGCTATTCTGATGACATCCCCGTCATCAGCAAACAACATGGATTTGATTTCCTGAAGGTGGTTTTGTACGAGAACTTGAGTGTCCTGTAAATGAATCTGGGTCCGCTTGAAATTTTCCAGAAAAGCGGGGTGCAACTCCTTTAATTTAGGAACAATCTCCAACCGGATTTTGTTCCGAAGGTATTTTTTGTCCGAGTTACTGCTGTCTACCCGCCATTGCAAATTTTCCCGTTTCGCATAGTCTTCAATGTTTTTTTGTGAAAAATCCAGCAAAGGCCGAACCACTTTTCCATTTTGTTCCGGAATCCCGGAAAGCCCATCGATACCAGTTCCGCGGGACAAGTTGATGAGAAAAGTCTCCAGACTGTCATCCAGGTGATGGGCCGTTAACAGATACTCAAAACCTTTGGCTTCCAATAGTTCATTAAACCATTGATACCGCAGTTCGCGTGCTGCCATTTGGATGGAACCTCTGTTTTGGTCTCTAAATTTTTTGGTTTTGAACGATTTTACCTCTGCCTTAATGCCCAACTTCTTGGCAAAATTCCGAACAAAATGCTCATCGCCATCACTTTCCGAACCTCGTAAATGAAAATTACAGTGGGCCAAGGTCACATTTAACCCAGCATGAACGGCAAGGTGAGCCAGAACCACGCTATCCATTCCTCCACTACAAGCAACCAACAACCTTGCTTTCTGCAGGAAAGGCAAATTGGCTTTTAAATGTGCTTTGAACTGTGGAAACATACTGCAAAATTACAAATAATCATCCGCCTGTTTCCAAAACACTCCGCATGGCCTTGGCTTTCAGCAAACATTCTTGGTATTCCCGTTCAGGGTCCGACTTGGCCGTAATGGCACTCCCCACGGAAAAGGAGACATACTTGTTGGTTGCGTTGTACAGAATGCTTCGGATAACTACGTTGAAATCGAAATTGCCCTCTGGGTCAAAATACCCCACAGCACCGCTGTACAGCCCCCGTTTGGTCTCTTCCAATTCTTCAATAATCCCCATGGCCGAAATTTTAGGGGCACCCGTCATACTACCCATTGGAAAGGTTTCTTCAATGAGTTCCACAGGGTTTTTGTACCCTGTAACTTTGGCCACCACAGTTGAAATCAGTTGATGAACTTGCTTATAAGTATATACTTTGCACAATTCTTCCATCACAACACTGCCCTTTAGTGCACTTTTGGAAAGATCGTTCCGTACCAAATCGGTGATCATAATGTTCTCGGCGCGTTCCTTCTCATCAAGGGCGAGTAGTTGCTTCAACTTTTCGTCCTCAGCTTCATTTTCATCCCTCCGGGCCGTGCCTTTAATGGGTTGTGAGATGATTGTTGTTCCCTGCTTCCTGATATATCGCTCGGGAGAGGCGCACATTAAATAGTTTTCCCTCAATTGCATAAAAGCGGCAAAAGGCGGTTCAGAAATGGCATTTAAACGCTTATAGGTTTGCCAAGGATTGATGGATACGTCTTCGGCATAGAATTCTTGACAGAAATTAGCCTCATAAACATCACCTCTGTGAATGTGTGCCAAAAGTTTGTTGATTTTTTCAAAGTAGGCGTCTTTATGAATCCGCATTTTTATTTTGATGGGGTCATGCACCCCATTCGTTTCCTCAAAACCCATCAGTGCTTTGATCTGGGCATGATCTTCTTGGATTGCATTGGCATACTCATCCAAATACAAGAAATGAATTTCTTGCCCGATACACTTGATAATCTTACTAGGCTGAAAAAAATGAAGGACAGGAAAGTCCAGTCCATCAAAATTATGGGAAACCAGGTCTTCCAACTCATTTTTCAAATCATAGGAAAAGAAACCGAACAGCCAATCCTGTTTTTTACCCACAAAGCTCTTCAGTGGGCTCAGGGAATCAAAAGAAATGGACTTATCAGTCTGTTCATGAACCGCAACCAAAAAATCGAACGAGCTATATTTTGCCACATGCTCATTGCCATCCAACCACACCACTTTCTTAAATGCCTTAGACCATTCAAAAAGTGCATTTTTATATCTGAATGGGTTTGAGATTGTGAAAGAGCAGTGTCGCCGCAAGTGGAACTTACTTTAAGGTGTCAAGAAAAGTGTCCAAAGCAGATGCATGCTCTTTTTTAAGAGCTTCATCTTTAATGTCCTCCTTTGCAAAATTTTCATGGAAAGAGGGAAGGGAAAATGTTGTTATAATCTCACCGCCAAATCTTGGCAAGAGGTTTTGGGTAACTTCAAGAGCACCTTTTGCTCCTCTTTTTCCACCGGAGGTTGACATGAGGAACACTTTTGTGCCTTCCAAAAATTTACGGTCCAATCGAGACAACCAGTCCAACACATTCTTAAAATAGGCGGATGGGTTTCCGTTATGCTCATTCACGGAAAGAATAAGCCCCTCCGCTTTTTGGATATCACCTTTCAACTCAACCAAAGAATTGGAATACCCCTTTTGCTTTTCATCATCCTCACTGTACATGGGAAATGGGTATCGCGTCATGTTTAGGAGTTGAAAATCGTGCTCTCCCAACAAAGAAGTAGTGTATTGTACAAGTCTGTAATTAATGGATGTTGAAGAATTGCTTCCGGCAAATGCCAAAATTGCAGCCATATAGAAAAATATTTGATTGTTTTGCTAAAATACCCCAATTGATGCTTAGATGCGAGTATTTTGTATAATTTTGGCACCGAAAGCATCCAAATACACTGTTAAACAAGTATATAGGGTATTGATTATTGCATGAAACCACAAACAAACAGATTGTTTTTTATTGATGCCATGCGTGCATGGGCCATCTTGATGATGCTTCAAGGTCATTTTATTGACGGGCTATTGGACCCTATTTTTCGGGACCCGGGAAATATGGGCTTCAATATTTGGCTTTATTTTAGAGGAATCACCGCACCTGTTTTCTTTACGGTTTCAGGGTTTATTTTCACCTATTTGTTGATTCGTGTACCCCAGAAAGGATTTGATAATCCAAGAGTGAACAAAGGAATCCGCCGCGGTCTACAATTACTGTTTATTGGGTACCTGCTTCGGTTGAACCTCTTTGGACTTTTTAAAGGGGAGCTTTATAATTCATTTTACCAAGTGGATGTGCTCCACTGCATTGGGTTGTCCATTTTGGCCTTGATTGGCGTGTATTTGTTCTCCATCAACCGAAAAAAGTTTCTTTTTCCAACGTTGCTAATGGGTATTACACTGGTACTTTTCTTGTTTGAGCCAATCTATAAACAATGGTCGTTCTCATTTTTGCCCGACCTTTTTGCAAACTACCTTACTAAAGCCAATGGCTCTGTTTTTACCATTATACCATGGTTGGGCTACACCACACTGGGTGCATTCATTGCGGTGCTATTTACCCGATATAAAGATTTCAAATATTTGTACCCGGTTGCCATTTCCACTGCAGTGCTGAGTGGTTCCGCTCTGATTTACCTTTCCTCGCTAACATTTATTGCACTTTATGAGTGGACAGGACTGGAATTGTTCCAATTGATTCAGGATAACAATTACCTGTTCATCCGATTGGGGAATGTCCTTATTGTTTTTGCGGTTTTTATGCTGTTGAGACGCTTTTTGACCAACAAAACAGTGTTGCAGCTTGGAGCCAGTACACTTTCCATTTACATAATTCACTTTATTATTCTTTATGGAACCTTTACAGGACTGGGTCTGTATCGCTTTTTCAACCACTCCCTAATGCCCAGTATTGCAATACCTGGAGCATTGCTGTTCATGATCGCCTGTTCCTATTTGGCCTTGAAATACAATCGACATGAAGCAGAAATCAAATCACAGATTTCCTTGGCCTTTATCACTGCCAAGATTCAATTGCTCGAATTCAAGGACGCATCCATTCCTGTTCTTAGAGAGCTTATCTCTCGGATAAGGTTAGTACTTAGAAGGGTTTTTAGAACCGTCCGAAGCTAAAAATATATTCACAAAAAAAGCACCCAACCAAGTTG
Encoded here:
- a CDS encoding NADPH-dependent FMN reductase, with product MAAILAFAGSNSSTSINYRLVQYTTSLLGEHDFQLLNMTRYPFPMYSEDDEKQKGYSNSLVELKGDIQKAEGLILSVNEHNGNPSAYFKNVLDWLSRLDRKFLEGTKVFLMSTSGGKRGAKGALEVTQNLLPRFGGEIITTFSLPSFHENFAKEDIKDEALKKEHASALDTFLDTLK
- a CDS encoding penicillin acylase family protein; the encoded protein is MKKLKKVLLVLAGLVLLTVIGIALFINALKPDYSGKKTLPGLQSEVNVYYDAYGIPHIYAETETDALKALGYVHAQDRLWQMELLRRVAKGRLSEVFGQDLVKTDKFFLSLGIDDHTSETVANLDRQSKMVSLSQAYLDGINEFIEKGPTPIEFYLTGLEKETFTLEDVHNAVGYMAFSFAMAHKTDPLLTNIRDKLGEEYLNDLAIGSDSSTVWIKNYTKNDVDSLAGNISATVTALLDKLPIPQFIGSNSWVIAPEKTKSGKVILANDPHIGFAQPSVWYEAHVNTPTYEKYGYHLAGVPFPLLGHNRDLAYGLTMFENDDIDFYYEEINPSDSTQYKTADGWKNFEYVTKTIKVKDGEDVEFTYSRTQHGPVLNHIADQISGERPVAMSWIYTKEKNEILGGLYGISHATNINEFKSALPKIHAPGLNVMYGDAEGNVAWWATAKLYQMPDSVSTKFILDGTSGKEEPIRFLDFSENPSAINPPWYYVYSANNQPDSIAGMLYPGYYLPENRAKRIVQFLEARNDWDKESTSEMILDATSSVNPLLITELIKLFDVTQLSNEQLVQVDSLENWDGHYSLKSTNPTLYHRCEYFVAKNTMEDELGPELFNQFLTTHLFKRQIAWGAKMENGKWWDNIHTTDRVETRQDIILKSFSDAWNSLVEDFGPDPNQWTWDKVHTLEHEHPIGQVESLRKYFNVGPFPVNGTREVINNMGFPYDSTGYYKVNSGPSTRRIIDFSDIENSISILPTGQSGNPFSKHYKDQAEMYIQGKFRKMMMNTEEIHERAESVLTFTNTQ
- a CDS encoding carboxypeptidase-like regulatory domain-containing protein, whose amino-acid sequence is MRNKIVFIILLFSIQFIFGQNEVPKVSLSFTNRSFTEVLQDIEEQTGLSFFYLENWVSEIRVSGVFDNVAVTTVLDDLLKETVINYFIMDNGRVFLLRNSQIYAGLPEGFFGEGGEQLSKDQENVDEDLEPVAPVFVQTDQNAVRVMETVRIGRADQNNRRTTFTLQGKAINQTNGQPIPDLAILVEGEDIGTSTDSNGNYSLRLSAGEHIIQTRGLAIQDSRTRIILYGDGSHDFQLNESVESLDEVVVEGNRNRNVEAVTTGVTVIDVEGIKNIPQVLGERDILKAAVALPGITTAGEGASGFNVRGGRTDQNLILLDNGVVYNPAHFFGIFSTINPYTTGSAEIYKGDIPAEFGGRLSSVFDITSKDANTEKFSGEASIGPVTANVVLETPIIKNKSALMVGGRATYSDWILGALDEKKLSNSSASFYDIMAKYNHTINENNEIKATGYYSHDDFSITSDSIYDYSNRLFSLGWDHKFSEKITSNLILSNSEYQFGIEFDGQANDDFDLGYKNNETEFKYKMKYLYNDKHTLDFGIASKYYVVNPGRKDPMGPDSDVSTLIIPREQGLESALFLSDQFKFNDKLLIGMGLRYSFYASLGEGEQRIYEDDAPKNEETLEETRQFDKNEVIETYGGPELRLSARYFIRPDFSVKASLNNAFQYIHTLSNNTTVSPTDTWKLSDINIKPQEAYQATLGFYKNFDGSIYELSLEGYYKKQKNLLDYKVGAQLLLNETIEAEVLQGDGKAYGIEFLIKKNEGKLNGWLGYTYSRSFVKLDSEFNEERINNGEFFPSNYDKPHDISLVANYKFTRRFSASANFVYQTGRPVTFPIGSFALNNSEYVFYSDRNKFRIPDYYRLDLSFQMEGNHKIKKFAHSFWSFSIYNVLGRNNPYSVFFVTEDGDIKAYQSSIFSVPVPTITYNFKF
- a CDS encoding heparan-alpha-glucosaminide N-acetyltransferase domain-containing protein, with translation MKPQTNRLFFIDAMRAWAILMMLQGHFIDGLLDPIFRDPGNMGFNIWLYFRGITAPVFFTVSGFIFTYLLIRVPQKGFDNPRVNKGIRRGLQLLFIGYLLRLNLFGLFKGELYNSFYQVDVLHCIGLSILALIGVYLFSINRKKFLFPTLLMGITLVLFLFEPIYKQWSFSFLPDLFANYLTKANGSVFTIIPWLGYTTLGAFIAVLFTRYKDFKYLYPVAISTAVLSGSALIYLSSLTFIALYEWTGLELFQLIQDNNYLFIRLGNVLIVFAVFMLLRRFLTNKTVLQLGASTLSIYIIHFIILYGTFTGLGLYRFFNHSLMPSIAIPGALLFMIACSYLALKYNRHEAEIKSQISLAFITAKIQLLEFKDASIPVLRELISRIRLVLRRVFRTVRS
- the tilS gene encoding tRNA lysidine(34) synthetase TilS, coding for MFPQFKAHLKANLPFLQKARLLVACSGGMDSVVLAHLAVHAGLNVTLAHCNFHLRGSESDGDEHFVRNFAKKLGIKAEVKSFKTKKFRDQNRGSIQMAARELRYQWFNELLEAKGFEYLLTAHHLDDSLETFLINLSRGTGIDGLSGIPEQNGKVVRPLLDFSQKNIEDYAKRENLQWRVDSSNSDKKYLRNKIRLEIVPKLKELHPAFLENFKRTQIHLQDTQVLVQNHLQEIKSMLFADDGDVIRIAIEPLKELHPIEAYLYGLFKEYGFTQWEDVKGLLNAMSGKEVISKTHRLLKDREYLILSENKNRVEESYPVFNREGLLRFPIKLKLENVKTAEKSDQDTIFLDKKKLNFPLVLRNWRKGDYFYPYGMKGGKKLSKFFKDEKMDVFSKEKQWLLCSNDEIVWVVGRRADERFKVDESTQTIIKITFVA
- a CDS encoding thioredoxin family protein is translated as MRILVPLLGFLLIPFYIFSQTEANPAVWSHEVNKISDTEYELVFKGKIMDGWHVYSQYTAEGGSLPSEFTFEKAGEDYELVGKTEESETIKEYSDIFEVEETFFKKEAIFTQKIKLLNPEVRQVSVNLFYQICKEVCIPKDYLFQISLDGKAFVEAQKELDEKSLAIGESLKLDLKNKNLLNQGGLTNSEGNSNLWMIFGLGFLGGLIALLTPCVFPMIPLTVSFFTKQSQQKSKGIANAVLYGFFIVLIYFLLSLPFHLFNSVDSQILNTIATNIWLNIFFFVVFVVFAFSFFGYFELTLPSSWANRMDSASSKVGGGLGIFFMALTLAIVSFSCTGPILGGLLGSTTLAEGNVATNLTMGMVGFGLALALPFALFALFPTWLNSLPKSGGWMTTVKVVLGFLELALAFKFLSNADLVGNWGIFKREIFLGIWIVLFVLMTLYLFGIFRFPHDGPKKKLSPTRKLFGVLSLAFSVYLILGVLNVTHLKLLSGFPPPDFYSVVETESDCPLGLDCFKDFEEGVAYAKENNKPILLDFTGWACVNCRKMEENVWSHSSVYPLLKDEYVLISLYVDDRKELPESEKFDFKFDSGRIKSIETIGQKWGTFQTVNFNAASQPYYVLLSPNLEILNDAVQYVDVETYEAWLKSGLEKHQLSMNK
- a CDS encoding anthranilate synthase component I family protein; protein product: MRRHCSFTISNPFRYKNALFEWSKAFKKVVWLDGNEHVAKYSSFDFLVAVHEQTDKSISFDSLSPLKSFVGKKQDWLFGFFSYDLKNELEDLVSHNFDGLDFPVLHFFQPSKIIKCIGQEIHFLYLDEYANAIQEDHAQIKALMGFEETNGVHDPIKIKMRIHKDAYFEKINKLLAHIHRGDVYEANFCQEFYAEDVSINPWQTYKRLNAISEPPFAAFMQLRENYLMCASPERYIRKQGTTIISQPIKGTARRDENEAEDEKLKQLLALDEKERAENIMITDLVRNDLSKSALKGSVVMEELCKVYTYKQVHQLISTVVAKVTGYKNPVELIEETFPMGSMTGAPKISAMGIIEELEETKRGLYSGAVGYFDPEGNFDFNVVIRSILYNATNKYVSFSVGSAITAKSDPEREYQECLLKAKAMRSVLETGG